One window of the candidate division KSB1 bacterium genome contains the following:
- a CDS encoding protein kinase — MKNCIGKASRFLWADDRMELKILNPDFVMFGSKALGAPRSILRFPADVREIKRVFFCLIFSGMLGGQILAQEISPAAKEFYQNALRAADTEQKIRWLENAVQQSPQFLEARLELGKTLFQLGRHDQARAQLESALDIDAQNAEVWYWKGRSYHALGDTATAARSYRRALKRNPNLSAAKIYLTEIANQPQFEALYQTAEQARQARDWRRAAETYQMLLAEAPDFKDAAQKLNAVKTQMTAEALASSAKTPRPQRQVEDTTLLAATKDSSARSEVVISPPDSLRRPTVSTPANKPQQNFSTPLLIAAGAIIFISIIAFIFRQKRRASQQERMPAAGKMSPGIINNDAEKNAPLHRPARKAMDAATLQFGRYRLEEELGRGGMGRVHKAYDLKLERTVAIKIIRLDNTADGRESEERIMRFRREAKAIARLNHPNIVSLYDYDEADGTLYMVMEYVEGLSVEQMLNAQRQLNARSAVRMIKQVCWALDYAHKNGVIHRDLKPSNIMLNQEDVVKVVDFGVAKLLGASSSQMHTLTGMRLGSPFYMSPEQIEAQALDARSDIFSLGVVFYEMLAGQKPFTLNAGNSLSSLFNAILHNDPPKLQNVSPALEMIVQKMLAKDRERRFARAREIIEALGRLESKTSE; from the coding sequence TTGAAAAACTGCATTGGCAAAGCGTCGCGGTTTTTATGGGCCGATGATCGAATGGAGTTGAAAATTCTTAATCCGGATTTCGTCATGTTTGGCAGCAAGGCGCTCGGCGCACCAAGAAGCATTCTGCGTTTTCCGGCTGACGTACGCGAGATCAAGCGCGTCTTTTTTTGTTTGATTTTCAGCGGCATGCTTGGCGGCCAAATTCTCGCGCAAGAGATCAGTCCGGCGGCGAAGGAGTTTTATCAGAATGCCTTGCGGGCGGCGGATACCGAACAAAAAATTCGCTGGCTCGAAAACGCTGTGCAGCAATCGCCGCAGTTTCTCGAAGCGCGGCTGGAATTGGGCAAAACACTGTTCCAACTCGGCAGGCATGATCAGGCCAGGGCTCAGCTTGAATCCGCGCTCGATATTGATGCGCAGAATGCCGAGGTTTGGTATTGGAAGGGGCGGTCGTATCACGCGCTCGGCGATACGGCGACGGCGGCGCGCTCTTATCGGCGCGCGCTCAAAAGAAATCCCAATCTCTCCGCAGCAAAAATCTATTTAACCGAAATTGCGAATCAACCCCAATTCGAAGCCTTATATCAAACCGCGGAACAAGCGCGGCAAGCGCGAGATTGGCGCCGCGCTGCGGAAACTTATCAAATGCTGCTGGCGGAGGCGCCCGATTTCAAAGATGCGGCGCAAAAACTCAACGCCGTCAAAACTCAAATGACTGCGGAAGCGTTGGCGAGCTCGGCGAAGACGCCGCGCCCGCAGCGGCAGGTTGAGGATACAACTCTTTTAGCCGCAACCAAAGACAGCAGCGCGCGATCCGAAGTTGTAATCTCGCCGCCAGATTCGTTGAGGCGCCCGACAGTATCAACGCCCGCCAATAAGCCGCAACAAAATTTTTCAACCCCATTGCTGATTGCCGCCGGCGCAATTATTTTCATTTCAATCATCGCGTTTATTTTCCGGCAAAAGCGCCGCGCTTCCCAGCAAGAACGGATGCCGGCGGCGGGAAAAATGTCGCCAGGCATTATCAACAACGACGCCGAAAAAAACGCGCCATTGCACCGGCCCGCGCGCAAAGCGATGGACGCGGCAACGCTACAATTTGGGCGATACCGTCTCGAAGAAGAGCTTGGCCGTGGCGGCATGGGCCGCGTTCACAAGGCGTACGACCTCAAGCTTGAACGCACCGTCGCCATTAAAATCATCCGGCTCGACAACACCGCCGACGGACGGGAATCTGAAGAACGCATTATGCGTTTCCGCCGCGAGGCCAAAGCCATTGCGCGGTTGAACCATCCCAATATCGTCAGTCTGTATGATTACGATGAAGCGGACGGCACGTTGTACATGGTGATGGAATATGTCGAGGGGCTGTCCGTCGAGCAAATGCTGAATGCACAACGGCAGCTCAACGCTCGCTCAGCGGTTCGCATGATCAAACAAGTTTGCTGGGCGCTGGACTACGCGCACAAAAACGGCGTTATCCATCGCGATCTCAAGCCTTCCAATATTATGCTGAATCAGGAAGACGTCGTGAAAGTGGTGGATTTCGGCGTCGCCAAATTGCTGGGGGCGAGCAGCTCGCAAATGCACACGCTGACCGGCATGCGGCTGGGCTCGCCTTTTTACATGTCGCCGGAGCAAATCGAAGCGCAGGCGCTCGATGCGCGCAGCGATATTTTCTCGCTCGGCGTGGTATTTTATGAAATGCTCGCCGGACAAAAGCCTTTTACCCTCAACGCCGGAAACAGCTTGAGCAGCCTCTTCAACGCGATTCTTCACAACGATCCTCCCAAGCTCCAAAACGTCTCGCCGGCGCTTGAAATGATCGTGCAAAAAATGCTGGCGAAAGATCGCGAGCGACGATTTGCCCGAGCGCGTGAAATCATCGAGGCATTGGGCCGGCTCGAATCAAAAACCTCGGAGTGA
- a CDS encoding DUF433 domain-containing protein — MKRKLLGRYIVADPNICHGKPTFRGTRIMVWQVLDQLANGMSWDTIVKLATRSGERNAG, encoded by the coding sequence ATGAAACGCAAACTTCTTGGCCGCTACATCGTTGCTGATCCGAATATTTGCCACGGCAAACCAACTTTTCGTGGCACGCGGATTATGGTTTGGCAAGTTCTTGATCAATTGGCCAACGGGATGTCATGGGATACCATCGTCAAATTGGCTACGAGATCGGGCGAAAGGAATGCAGGATAA
- the rnhA gene encoding ribonuclease HI, with protein sequence MHEVTIYTDGASLGNPGPGGYGVVLMHGTHRKELSGGFRKTTNNRMELMAVIVGLQALKAKCKVTIYSDSKYVVESYTEGWAQRWRAKGWKKAKNPDLWKKLLELCEQHEVKFEWVRGHAGNRENERCDFLSVQAAQQEDLPADVGYEIFGKTATEALFN encoded by the coding sequence ATGCATGAAGTCACCATCTACACCGATGGCGCCAGCCTCGGCAACCCCGGCCCTGGCGGTTACGGTGTGGTTTTGATGCACGGAACGCATCGCAAGGAGTTGTCCGGCGGGTTTCGGAAAACGACGAATAATCGGATGGAATTGATGGCGGTGATCGTCGGTTTGCAGGCACTCAAAGCTAAATGCAAAGTGACGATCTATTCGGATTCGAAGTACGTGGTTGAAAGTTACACCGAAGGGTGGGCGCAGCGCTGGCGGGCCAAAGGCTGGAAGAAAGCCAAGAATCCGGATTTGTGGAAAAAATTGCTGGAACTGTGCGAGCAGCACGAAGTCAAATTTGAATGGGTGCGTGGCCACGCCGGCAATCGCGAAAACGAACGTTGCGATTTTTTATCGGTGCAAGCGGCGCAACAAGAAGATTTGCCGGCGGATGTTGGTTATGAAATATTTGG